AGGCATTTTGAGGGCTGTAAATGGCAAATTTGGGCAAAAATGATAGATTTCTGCTAAAGATTGCGTAAAATTGGCATGGATTCACTCTCACGGGTTCAGCGGGTGTATTGTTCAACGGTCTTATCCTGTTGATGGCAGGGCACCAATTACTGATTATACCGTCGAATTCATCCAGAAACACCACGTTTGTGATGCCACTCTGGGCTTTGGCTTCTTCCGGGGTCGTTTTCTTACCCTCCCATACTTCACGTTCGGGATCGGAACGTTGAATAAAGAGGTATTCTACGTTGGAATGGTTGCTATTAATCCCAAAATATATAGCATTAGGAGTTTCTAATCCGGTAAGATACAAAAAGTTGTTTTCCTGGCTAAATTTCTCCAGCTTGGCTTCTCTGGCGGCAAACAGGATCACCGCATCCATATCCTGCAGAGAGCTCAGAAGCTTCTCACGACGGGGACTTACGATCTCTGGTTTCATTATATACTCCATTATTCATTATTTATGTTGTCGAGAAGTCATTTTCTGATATGCGGAGGATATGTCCAGAAAAATTCTCTGAACAATACTAGCCAGAGATCAATGTAATATCAGCTTACGTACAAATTGGCGATCCCCTTGGCTAAAGCTGGTAAAATACATCCCCCGGGGTAGCCTGATACCCATAGCATCCTTGCCATCCCATACAATGTTGAAGGTTCCCGAAGCAAACCCCGATGTGCTGAACACACGCTGTCCCTTCAGGTTATATATCCTGAAGTAATACGCCTGTTCGTAGCCTTTTCCGTGTAATTCGATGGTGGCTTCCCGGTTAAAAGGGTTGGGGTAAATCGACAGTATCCCCGGTTCGGGATTTTGTACTACTTCTTCTTCAGTTGCTGATGGCAAGCTATAGTGTGCGCTGGTCACCTCGCTTGGAAACCAGTCATTCAAGTAGGCTCTGGCTTTTACCAGGGTAGTCTGCGAGATTAGCATTGGGCCTGTATAGATAGCTGTTTCCTCGCCGGGATCGCTACCATCAAGGCTGTAGTGAATTGTTGCTCCGGAAGTGGCGCAAAACATTTGTAGTACGATAGGATAGTTGTAGCTGCCTGCAGCCGGTGTGAAGACAGGGTTTGCCACTTGGTTGATGATGCTAAACTCTGCGCTGGCAACGGGTCCCGGATCCCATCCTGGTAAAAACGCCCTAGCTTTTAGAACACAGCTTTGGTGGATCACGATCGGGGAACTATAGAGACTGGAACTCTGGGTGGGATCCGCACCGTTCAAGCTGTAGCGTATCACGGCTCCCGCCGTAGGGCTTGTGATGCTCACAGTTTGAGCTTCATGAAACACGCCCCCTGGAGGTGAAATCTCTGGAGCCAAGAGCTCCCCTGCCTCGACGTTGATCTGGTACAGATCATCCGGATACGAGCCGATCTCGCCGTTTACCACACTATTCACAGTCTCCAGAATGTGATATTCAAGTTGAACATCTTCATCCCAGACCCTGAAGTGGATTATCTCTCCGTTTGCAGGGCAAAACACTTGTAGAATGCATCCGGAAATGTCGTTGATGACCATCACGCTTGCTTTGCCTCTCAGCTCAGGATCTCCATTCACATAAACAAAAGCACCCAGAACATCTCCGGAAGCGGCAGGTGAGCCGTTGATGCTCACCTGCGCCATAACCGTCATACTGCCGGGATAATATACCGGCTCCCCCCAGGGATCTGTAGCGAAAAGCAAGCTCCCTATCAGTATTACACACAGAGTGATCAGCAAGCTTTTCTGCATCCCCGGGAGTTTCCTTATTTAAGTAATATTAGTTTGATGTTCTGCTTGGTGTTTCCACTTTCCAAGCGACAGAAATACAATCCTGCCGGCATCTTCCGTCCATTGGCGTCCATGCCATCCCACATCAGATTTTGGGTTCCGGCATTCTGCTTGCCGTGGATCAGGTTCTTTACTTTCTGACCCCGCAGGTTATAGATGTTTACCCGAATATCTTCGTTTTCTTTAGCGACGGATAATGTGATGTTCACCGAAGCACCAAAAGGATTAGGATAGGCATTTACAAATCCGGTAACCAATGCCGGAGCCACCTCTGTTCCTTCAGATAGAACAAAGTATTCGTTTTCAGAATAATCTCCCACTATCGCGCCGGGTTGGGAAACAAGCCCCGGTTCCAGATCTACCTTTTTGTTTCCGCTCTGCAACACAAAACGGAGCTCCTCACCCGCATTCTCGGTGAAGATCTGGATCAATGCGCCCAAACGACCGTCCACTTCCCTTACCACCACAGTACCACGAAGCTCTTCACCCACGTGGGCTTGCACGATGTCTCCCGGATGAGCGTAACCGCCCAGGGCGATTAGCACGCTCTGACTGTCGCTTTTACGCACCAATGTATTTGATACCTGGGTTTCCTCCCCGGCATACCCGCTGAATCTCTCCCCGCTGGGATAGATCAAGTCGGCATGGGTGCTCATATTCAACCAATAGGATTCTCCGGGAACCAGAGTATTGAGGGTGCTGAAAGGATTTCCCGGTTCATAAAGCCCGTTTTCTCCCTTCAGTTGAATCAGTTGGTCGTTTACTGATATAAGGGCATGATAGGTAGGTATTGGTACTTGAGGGTAGTAGGCTACCAGGTTCCATCCCGGGTTCAGAGATATCTGATTCGCTACCGGAATCGGATAACCCCGAACCATAAGGGTGGCAGGGTTGGTCATGTTTACGAAGTATCCATCGCCATCCACCAACATATGCAAAGTGCTGAAGGGATTCCCCGGTAAATGCACTCCGCCTTGGGATTTTACAGCGCATACCGAAGCATAATCGCTTCCGAACAAGCTGATGATAAACTGATCCTGAGAATGTACATTCAAGGAGAACATATTCCAGCCTGTGTGCAGGTCGATTTCCTGGACAACGCTGCCAATAGCGTGCAAGATAAAAGGATTCCCAGGCCAACTGCCTACGCTTCCATTCACCGCGCTAGTGATTGTTTCCGCCACTTCATACACTTCGTTGGTCTCAGCCACCCACAGTTTGAAGTAGATGTCTTCGTTATTCAATTCCGTAAAGATCTGCATCAGGCATCCGGTGATCCCGGAGCTGCTTATCAAAGTAGCTTTCCCACGCAGCTGAGGTTCATTGTTTACATCCACATAGGCTGCCAATACATCGCCCTCGGAGGCGGGATCTGCATCGATCATCACCGCCGCCATCAGCGACATGCTGCTACTCAGTACCAGAGGCAAACCAAAGGGATCTGTGGGCTCGTACTCAGCTTCCGGAAACACGATCTCCAGCTCTGCGAACATCACCTGCCCACCATTGTTCGTGGGATGCGCAGGAGGCACCAGCGCATTTGCGCCCCAGGTATAATCGTTGAAGAACATCAATCCGATCCTACCAATCTTCTG
The Candidatus Cloacimonadota bacterium DNA segment above includes these coding regions:
- a CDS encoding aminopeptidase P N-terminal domain-containing protein — translated: MKPEIVSPRREKLLSSLQDMDAVILFAAREAKLEKFSQENNFLYLTGLETPNAIYFGINSNHSNVEYLFIQRSDPEREVWEGKKTTPEEAKAQSGITNVVFLDEFDGIISNWCPAINRIRPLNNTPAEPVRVNPCQFYAIFSRNLSFLPKFAIYSPQNA
- a CDS encoding chitobiase/beta-hexosaminidase C-terminal domain-containing protein, with translation MQKSLLITLCVILIGSLLFATDPWGEPVYYPGSMTVMAQVSINGSPAASGDVLGAFVYVNGDPELRGKASVMVINDISGCILQVFCPANGEIIHFRVWDEDVQLEYHILETVNSVVNGEIGSYPDDLYQINVEAGELLAPEISPPGGVFHEAQTVSITSPTAGAVIRYSLNGADPTQSSSLYSSPIVIHQSCVLKARAFLPGWDPGPVASAEFSIINQVANPVFTPAAGSYNYPIVLQMFCATSGATIHYSLDGSDPGEETAIYTGPMLISQTTLVKARAYLNDWFPSEVTSAHYSLPSATEEEVVQNPEPGILSIYPNPFNREATIELHGKGYEQAYYFRIYNLKGQRVFSTSGFASGTFNIVWDGKDAMGIRLPRGMYFTSFSQGDRQFVRKLILH